The Streptomyces sp. NBC_01244 genome contains a region encoding:
- a CDS encoding WXG100 family type VII secretion target has product MRRTAYGAGSRTPFHEGRKDTDMAGNIRVSPEEMQEAAVWMDNQKQRMLDAIKEAKNKIDHVVDNSYDTPQSKAKFAPMWENFQRQLETGVEEMTQISEYLKKTAEAFVQTDDQTTSGIG; this is encoded by the coding sequence GTGCGTAGGACCGCGTACGGCGCCGGGAGCCGGACGCCGTTCCACGAAGGACGGAAGGACACCGACATGGCGGGCAACATCAGGGTCAGCCCGGAGGAGATGCAGGAAGCCGCCGTCTGGATGGACAACCAGAAGCAGCGGATGCTCGACGCCATCAAGGAGGCGAAGAACAAGATCGACCACGTGGTCGACAACTCGTACGACACCCCGCAGTCGAAGGCCAAGTTCGCGCCGATGTGGGAGAACTTCCAGCGCCAACTGGAGACGGGTGTCGAGGAGATGACGCAGATCAGCGAGTACCTGAAGAAGACCGCCGAGGCGTTCGTCCAGACCGACGACCAGACCACTTCCGGGATCGGCTGA
- a CDS encoding sensor histidine kinase, producing MSARLRDTYRRLRLGTRLALGLGVLSLLAFAVVGTSLTAYMRDYLGHQQVAQLKLVQNTQAKDAAEHGTVKRQPYYGWYTAVYDVSDGTAALRRPADVPDDTGEFTALAQARADSDGDLTSTAQLAGKGAYRLRACEVVPGVVLVSAAPMAEIEETVEQLITVQVIAFTVALLALVAFGRILLRRGLKPLSDMAHTAHGIASHDLTESAARLPLRADRSGGGPEVEELRTAFNTMLEHIDDSLAVRAEAEQRLRRFVADASHELRTPLMSVRGYADLFQYAAANIPEERDRHLARLRSEAARMGILLDDLLLLARLDAAEVDAPLRMEPCDLAELARQAADAFRAVHPGHPLTLDAGSRPLPLSLDPVRVRQVLDNLLTNAAVHTPAGTRVSLTVGVTPGAARLVVADTGPGITDADQHRIFDRFYRVDKARSRVNGGSGLGLAVARSLVTAHGGTLTLRSGAGDTAFVLELPRSEL from the coding sequence ATGAGCGCGCGGCTGCGCGACACGTACCGCAGACTCCGCCTCGGAACCCGGCTCGCGCTCGGCCTCGGCGTGCTGTCGCTGCTGGCGTTCGCCGTCGTCGGCACGTCGCTGACCGCGTACATGCGCGACTACCTGGGACACCAGCAGGTCGCCCAGCTGAAGCTGGTGCAGAACACGCAGGCCAAGGACGCCGCCGAGCACGGCACGGTCAAGCGACAGCCGTACTACGGGTGGTACACGGCTGTCTACGACGTCAGTGATGGCACGGCGGCGCTGCGCCGGCCCGCCGATGTCCCGGACGACACCGGGGAGTTCACCGCCCTCGCTCAGGCGCGCGCCGACTCCGACGGCGACCTGACGAGCACCGCGCAGCTCGCGGGGAAGGGCGCCTACCGGCTGCGGGCCTGCGAGGTAGTGCCAGGAGTCGTCCTGGTCAGCGCCGCCCCGATGGCGGAGATCGAGGAGACGGTGGAGCAGCTGATCACGGTCCAGGTGATCGCGTTCACGGTCGCCCTGCTGGCCCTCGTCGCCTTCGGGCGGATCCTGCTGCGGCGCGGCCTGAAACCGCTCAGCGACATGGCGCACACCGCACACGGCATCGCCTCGCACGACCTCACGGAGTCGGCGGCCCGCCTGCCGCTGCGCGCCGACCGGTCCGGCGGCGGACCCGAGGTCGAGGAACTGCGCACTGCTTTCAACACGATGCTGGAACACATCGACGACTCCCTGGCCGTACGCGCCGAGGCCGAGCAGCGGCTGCGCCGCTTCGTCGCCGACGCCTCGCACGAACTGCGCACCCCGCTCATGTCGGTACGCGGCTACGCGGACCTGTTCCAGTACGCCGCCGCCAACATCCCCGAGGAGCGCGACAGGCACCTCGCCCGACTGCGCTCCGAAGCCGCCCGCATGGGCATCCTCCTCGACGATCTCCTGCTGCTCGCCCGGCTCGACGCCGCCGAGGTGGACGCGCCGCTGCGCATGGAACCGTGCGATCTGGCGGAGCTCGCCCGGCAGGCCGCCGACGCCTTCCGCGCCGTCCATCCCGGTCATCCGCTCACCCTCGACGCGGGGTCCCGGCCGCTGCCGCTGAGCCTCGACCCCGTCCGCGTCCGTCAGGTGCTCGACAATCTGCTCACCAACGCGGCCGTCCACACGCCCGCGGGGACGCGTGTTTCGCTGACGGTGGGCGTGACTCCGGGGGCCGCCCGTTTGGTCGTGGCCGACACGGGGCCCGGCATCACGGACGCCGACCAGCACCGGATCTTCGACCGGTTCTACCGCGTGGACAAGGCCCGCAGCCGAGTGAACGGCGGCAGCGGTCTCGGCCTCGCGGTGGCCCGATCCCTGGTGACCGCGCACGGCGGCACCCTGACCCTGCGCAGCGGGGCCGGCGACACCGCCTTCGTTCTGGAGCTGCCGCGCTCGGAGCTCTAG
- a CDS encoding response regulator transcription factor, producing MDKIRVLVVDDDPPIADLVATVARYEGWEAVTANSGREALRLAGDFSPDIVVLDLMLPDIDGFGVLDGLRAAGTMVPVVFLTARDTVADRVAGLTRGGDDYLVKPFAVEELMARLRTVLRRSTGPGFERSVLRVADLTMDEDKREVRRGEDQLTLTPTEYEVLRYLMRKSPTVLTKAQILDHVWEYGFGGRSNVVELVVSRLRRKLDATGSPLIHTVRGFGYVVRQAAE from the coding sequence GTGGACAAGATACGAGTGCTGGTCGTGGACGACGACCCGCCGATCGCCGACCTCGTCGCGACGGTCGCCCGCTACGAGGGCTGGGAAGCGGTCACGGCCAACTCGGGCCGGGAAGCGCTGCGGCTGGCCGGCGACTTCTCCCCGGACATCGTCGTCCTGGACCTGATGCTTCCCGACATCGACGGCTTCGGCGTGCTCGACGGTCTGCGCGCGGCCGGGACGATGGTGCCCGTGGTGTTCCTCACCGCACGCGACACCGTCGCCGACCGGGTCGCGGGGCTGACCCGCGGCGGTGACGACTACCTGGTCAAGCCGTTCGCGGTGGAGGAGCTGATGGCCCGGCTGCGCACCGTGCTGCGGCGCAGCACCGGGCCGGGATTCGAGCGGTCCGTCCTGCGCGTCGCCGATCTGACGATGGACGAGGACAAACGGGAAGTGCGGCGTGGAGAAGACCAGTTGACGCTCACGCCGACCGAGTACGAGGTGCTGCGCTACCTCATGCGCAAGTCCCCGACCGTGCTCACCAAGGCGCAGATCCTCGACCACGTGTGGGAGTACGGCTTCGGCGGCCGCTCGAACGTCGTCGAACTGGTCGTCAGCCGGCTGCGCCGCAAACTCGACGCCACGGGCAGCCCGCTGATCCACACCGTGCGCGGCTTCGGATATGTGGTGAGGCAGGCCGCCGAATGA
- a CDS encoding ferredoxin reductase family protein codes for MTAAPTTSSPPSPAPAPPRPPSALRPRVVARAGLYALLASNAAAVAYFFSQAGFASNALIVLGRLCGLYGALFMAFQLLLVARLPWLDRRIGMDRLTAWHRVTGFGLLCSLVGHGVFIAFGYAQASSLGPVDQLIDLAETTEGVLRAIVAMVLILVVGGASARWARRRLAYETWHFIHLYTYVAVVLAFTHQVAAGTTFATSPAATAYWYGLWGCALGAVFAGRFALPLRRNLRHRLRVAAVVPESDHVVSVYVTGRDLDRLPARAGQFFLWRFLTKDRWWQANPYSLSAAPDGTRLRLTVKASGAGSSSLRHLEPGTRVFAEGPYGAFTTLHRTRPDALLIAGGVGITPIRALLEDLHGHAVLVYRVSAPQDAVLYGELRELAAAKGASLHLISGPPNPDPLSPGALSALVPDLAERDIYVCGPPGMTGAVLRGLRTLGVPTPQIHFERFSLAG; via the coding sequence GTGACCGCTGCCCCCACGACGTCCTCACCGCCGTCACCGGCGCCGGCTCCGCCCCGTCCACCCTCGGCGCTGCGACCCCGGGTGGTGGCCAGAGCCGGCCTGTACGCCCTGCTCGCCTCGAACGCGGCGGCCGTCGCCTACTTCTTCTCCCAGGCGGGCTTCGCGTCCAACGCGCTGATCGTGCTCGGTCGCCTCTGCGGCCTCTACGGCGCGCTGTTCATGGCCTTCCAGCTGCTGCTGGTCGCCCGGCTGCCCTGGCTGGATCGCCGCATCGGCATGGACCGGCTCACCGCCTGGCACCGCGTCACGGGATTCGGGCTGCTGTGCTCGCTGGTCGGACACGGCGTCTTCATCGCCTTCGGCTACGCCCAGGCGTCCTCGCTCGGCCCGGTCGACCAGCTGATCGACCTGGCCGAGACCACCGAGGGCGTGCTGCGGGCGATCGTCGCCATGGTCCTCATCCTGGTCGTCGGCGGGGCCTCGGCCCGCTGGGCGCGGCGCCGACTCGCTTACGAGACATGGCACTTCATCCACCTGTACACCTACGTCGCGGTGGTGCTCGCCTTCACCCACCAGGTCGCGGCGGGCACCACGTTCGCCACGTCGCCGGCCGCCACCGCCTACTGGTACGGACTGTGGGGCTGCGCGCTCGGTGCGGTGTTCGCCGGCCGCTTCGCGCTCCCCCTGCGGCGAAACCTCCGGCACCGGCTGCGCGTGGCGGCCGTCGTCCCCGAGTCCGACCACGTCGTCTCCGTCTATGTGACGGGCCGCGACCTGGACCGGCTCCCCGCCCGCGCGGGCCAGTTCTTCCTGTGGCGGTTCCTGACGAAGGATCGCTGGTGGCAGGCGAACCCGTATTCCCTGTCGGCTGCCCCCGACGGCACCCGCCTGCGCCTGACGGTGAAGGCCTCCGGCGCGGGATCCTCTTCCCTGCGCCACCTGGAGCCGGGGACCCGCGTCTTCGCCGAAGGCCCATACGGCGCCTTCACCACCCTCCACCGCACCCGCCCGGACGCCCTGCTGATCGCAGGCGGTGTCGGGATCACCCCGATCCGCGCGCTCCTGGAGGACCTGCACGGGCATGCCGTGCTCGTCTACCGCGTCTCCGCCCCCCAGGACGCGGTCCTCTACGGCGAACTGCGGGAGCTCGCCGCCGCCAAGGGCGCATCGCTGCATCTGATCAGCGGCCCGCCGAACCCCGACCCGCTGTCACCGGGCGCGCTGTCCGCGCTCGTCCCCGACCTCGCCGAGCGCGACATCTACGTCTGCGGCCCGCCCGGCATGACCGGCGCCGTACTGCGCGGCCTGCGCACGCTCGGCGTGCCCACACCACAGATTCATTTCGAACGCTTCAGTCTCGCCGGATGA
- a CDS encoding FMN-binding protein, with amino-acid sequence MRRALPALVLSIAALIPVWRYTPSTGASAQAPPSPAEALSPDAPPSDSSASSAPPNSPSESSAPPSSPSGTQVIAGSTVPTAKGAVQVEVTLTAGRITSVRALKAPRHPQTTAALPQLIESTLDAQSADIDAVTGATITSDGYKESLQAALDRKSGT; translated from the coding sequence GTGAGACGAGCACTGCCCGCCCTTGTCCTGTCCATCGCGGCCTTGATCCCGGTCTGGCGGTACACCCCGTCGACCGGCGCGTCCGCTCAAGCGCCGCCGAGCCCGGCGGAGGCTCTGTCCCCGGACGCGCCCCCGTCGGACTCCTCGGCCTCCTCCGCCCCGCCGAATTCCCCGTCGGAGTCGTCCGCCCCGCCTTCGTCTCCCTCCGGCACCCAGGTGATCGCCGGGTCGACGGTCCCGACCGCGAAGGGGGCCGTACAGGTCGAGGTGACACTCACGGCAGGAAGGATCACTTCGGTCAGGGCCCTCAAGGCGCCCCGGCACCCCCAGACCACCGCGGCACTGCCACAGCTTATCGAGTCGACTCTCGACGCCCAGAGCGCCGACATCGACGCGGTGACGGGGGCGACGATCACCAGCGACGGCTACAAGGAATCACTCCAGGCGGCCCTCGACCGGAAGAGCGGCACCTGA
- a CDS encoding FAD:protein FMN transferase, whose product MNRVEHVMGLPVSLRIDDAHVPEGAADAVFAWLREVDGRFSPFKPDSEVSRLNRGELSVAGVSADLAHVLELCEEYRKASGGAFDVRLPGRGLDPCAVVKGWSVQRAAELLTAAGVQRFCLNAGGDIVAGGGPWRVGIRHPEDAGRLCAALELTDAAVATSGHYERDAHILDARTGRPATGLLSLTVVAPTLTVADATATAAFALGTDGVAWAAGRPHCEVFAIDAARKVLHTAGLPTPRNPDGHPLRTSAGR is encoded by the coding sequence ATGAACCGGGTCGAGCACGTCATGGGCCTTCCGGTCTCCCTGCGCATCGACGACGCACACGTCCCCGAGGGAGCCGCGGACGCGGTCTTCGCGTGGCTACGCGAGGTCGACGGGCGATTCAGCCCGTTCAAGCCCGACAGCGAGGTGTCTCGTCTGAACCGGGGCGAGCTGAGCGTCGCCGGCGTCAGCGCCGACCTCGCCCATGTCCTGGAGCTGTGCGAGGAGTACCGGAAGGCGAGCGGCGGTGCCTTCGACGTACGGCTGCCGGGCCGGGGTCTCGACCCGTGCGCCGTCGTCAAGGGATGGTCGGTGCAACGCGCCGCCGAGCTGCTGACGGCCGCCGGGGTACAGCGGTTCTGCCTGAACGCCGGCGGTGACATCGTCGCCGGCGGCGGCCCCTGGAGGGTGGGCATACGTCACCCCGAGGACGCCGGCCGGCTCTGCGCGGCCCTGGAGCTGACCGACGCTGCGGTCGCCACGTCCGGCCACTACGAACGCGACGCCCACATCCTCGACGCCCGGACCGGCCGCCCGGCCACCGGTCTCCTCTCCCTCACGGTCGTCGCGCCAACGCTCACGGTGGCGGACGCCACGGCGACGGCGGCGTTCGCACTGGGCACCGACGGCGTCGCGTGGGCAGCTGGGCGCCCGCACTGCGAAGTGTTCGCCATCGACGCCGCTCGCAAGGTCCTCCACACCGCGGGACTGCCCACGCCACGCAACCCCGACGGCCACCCTCTCCGGACATCCGCCGGGAGGTGA
- a CDS encoding VOC family protein: MTVLKTSVLVLDCADPEPLARFYAELLGATAGPATGDGELILVTGDSGVVPLGIRRDRNHLPPSWPPPEDSQQAHLRILVADDDLDEAEREAVALGARPLAAEEDGSRLDDRTTLRRFSDPAGHAFVLAAVREDPAAHGGDR, encoded by the coding sequence ATGACGGTACTCAAGACAAGCGTTCTCGTCCTGGACTGCGCCGATCCCGAACCCCTGGCCAGGTTCTACGCCGAACTACTCGGAGCCACGGCCGGTCCGGCGACCGGGGACGGGGAACTGATCCTCGTCACTGGCGACTCCGGCGTGGTGCCCCTCGGGATCCGGCGCGATCGGAACCACCTGCCGCCGAGCTGGCCGCCGCCGGAGGACTCCCAACAGGCCCATCTGCGGATCCTGGTGGCGGACGATGACCTCGACGAAGCCGAGCGGGAGGCCGTGGCACTCGGTGCGCGCCCGCTGGCCGCCGAAGAGGACGGCAGCCGGCTGGACGACCGCACGACGCTGCGCCGGTTCAGCGATCCGGCAGGGCACGCGTTCGTCCTCGCGGCCGTACGCGAGGACCCCGCCGCCCACGGCGGGGACCGGTGA
- a CDS encoding SpoIIE family protein phosphatase, which yields MNRFARLATRVLAVPLGLVCLEPAGEAAGALPECWPPETRPDQAVLECCRRVAEDGRPRFLSRAGDGTAAFSFAGVPLVGSSGELLGVLAVMDPGLRVWSEDEVQDLSDLAAACSAQARMRVRSEIGRQAREAAEVAAIAAEEEASRVHELLNRSELLLRASEDLADTRGLDDVRQRVGDLVSGDLKPARVDLLLVRQGMLHRVPSPVDGDAAAGGVPERFALGSHWPVSRAVRENRMVVVAGPPSDPDALSDTVASPGFDTLNLHTAACLPLRGTHGILGALVLGWDTPHEIGLDERAVLTTLAGYTAQAVERALHLDDRVTAASHLQRAMLTDLPDAPGLELAALYRPAARDDMVGGDWYDAYPLPRVPGSGVAGALALTVGDITGHDMRAAALMGQVRSMLRQADHDHPGQGPEQALSALERACRRLNLPASGTAVHAHIRPVADGHWHLKWSNAGHPAPLLLTPDGGVENLTDHDVLLHHTLPPGPRTCGTRSLPPGSTLLLYTDGLVEERGTDIDENVERLARELVTAPPGIRLHALLRSLLDTIGPQEAQDDTVLFAVRVPAP from the coding sequence TTGAATCGGTTCGCCCGGCTCGCCACCCGCGTGCTCGCGGTCCCGCTCGGACTCGTATGCCTGGAGCCGGCCGGCGAGGCCGCCGGCGCGCTCCCGGAGTGCTGGCCGCCCGAAACGAGACCCGACCAGGCAGTACTGGAGTGCTGCCGCCGCGTCGCGGAGGACGGGCGACCCCGGTTCCTGTCGAGGGCCGGTGACGGCACCGCGGCCTTCTCGTTCGCCGGTGTCCCCCTGGTCGGGAGTTCCGGCGAGCTCCTCGGCGTCCTCGCCGTCATGGACCCCGGCCTCCGGGTCTGGAGCGAGGACGAGGTACAGGACCTCTCGGACCTGGCCGCCGCGTGCAGCGCCCAGGCCCGGATGCGGGTCCGCTCCGAGATCGGGCGTCAGGCCCGCGAAGCGGCCGAGGTGGCGGCCATCGCGGCCGAGGAAGAGGCCTCCCGGGTGCACGAGCTGCTCAACCGTTCGGAGCTGCTCCTGCGGGCCTCCGAGGACCTCGCCGACACCCGCGGCCTGGACGACGTACGCCAACGGGTCGGAGACCTGGTCAGCGGAGATCTGAAGCCGGCCCGGGTCGACCTGCTCCTGGTCCGGCAGGGGATGCTCCACCGCGTGCCGAGTCCTGTCGACGGTGACGCGGCCGCCGGAGGCGTTCCCGAACGGTTCGCCCTCGGCTCGCACTGGCCGGTCTCGCGAGCGGTGCGCGAGAACCGGATGGTCGTGGTCGCCGGGCCGCCTTCGGATCCCGACGCCCTCTCCGACACCGTGGCGAGCCCGGGATTCGACACCCTGAACCTTCACACCGCCGCCTGCCTGCCCCTGCGCGGCACGCACGGCATACTGGGCGCCCTCGTCCTGGGGTGGGACACCCCGCACGAGATCGGCTTGGACGAGCGGGCGGTGCTGACCACGCTCGCTGGTTACACCGCCCAGGCGGTCGAACGCGCACTCCACCTGGATGACCGCGTCACGGCGGCCAGCCACCTCCAGCGGGCCATGCTCACCGACCTCCCCGACGCACCCGGTCTGGAACTGGCCGCCTTGTACCGGCCCGCCGCACGGGACGACATGGTCGGCGGAGACTGGTACGACGCCTACCCATTGCCCCGCGTGCCGGGCAGCGGCGTCGCAGGGGCGCTGGCCCTCACGGTCGGCGACATCACCGGACACGACATGCGGGCCGCCGCCCTCATGGGACAGGTCCGCAGCATGTTGCGCCAGGCGGACCACGACCACCCCGGCCAGGGACCGGAACAGGCCCTCAGCGCCCTCGAGCGGGCCTGCCGGCGCCTGAACCTGCCGGCCAGCGGCACCGCCGTCCACGCACACATCCGTCCGGTGGCAGACGGTCACTGGCACCTGAAGTGGAGCAACGCCGGCCACCCCGCCCCGCTCCTGCTCACCCCGGACGGCGGAGTGGAGAACCTCACCGACCACGATGTCCTGCTGCACCACACCCTGCCGCCCGGGCCCCGCACCTGCGGAACCCGTTCGCTTCCTCCGGGCAGCACGCTGCTGCTGTACACCGACGGGCTGGTCGAGGAACGCGGCACGGACATCGACGAGAACGTCGAGCGCCTCGCCCGAGAGCTCGTCACGGCCCCGCCGGGCATCCGGCTGCACGCGTTGCTGCGCTCACTCCTGGACACCATCGGGCCTCAGGAGGCCCAGGACGACACCGTCCTGTTCGCGGTGCGCGTCCCCGCCCCCTGA
- a CDS encoding DUF6296 family protein, with translation MGQTDPVADVPGGEVRRAYELVFPGMTEGGPDVVRVTVTDRTGPGGHPVYEDVTGIIQAEISEQSEVRVLATGAGQEPAHGVTARLLSG, from the coding sequence ATGGGACAAACGGATCCGGTGGCGGACGTGCCGGGAGGCGAGGTACGGCGTGCGTACGAGCTGGTGTTCCCCGGCATGACCGAGGGCGGTCCGGATGTCGTGCGGGTGACCGTCACGGACCGGACGGGGCCGGGAGGCCACCCGGTCTACGAGGACGTCACGGGCATCATCCAGGCGGAGATCAGTGAGCAGTCGGAAGTGCGCGTACTGGCCACCGGGGCCGGTCAGGAACCGGCGCACGGGGTCACGGCCCGGCTCCTGTCCGGGTGA
- a CDS encoding mycothione reductase: MRQHDLVVIGAGSGNAVIDDSFAGLDVAIVEEKWFGGTCLNAGCIPSKMFAYAAHVARTVGEAGTYDVGAELLGVRWKAMRARVFGRLDAEREEGRRGRREAHSVTVYEGRARFTGPRELRVERADGFVDIGARQIVIAAGGRPVVPAPVLGSSLPYETSDTVMRIEAPPRRLAILGGGYIAAELAEVFAAAGSSVVIVETQDRLLGPQDETIAERFTELVRSRYDLRLGREVTAVGGRPGALRLTLDDASTVEADMLLVAAGRVPNSDRLNLDAAGIATHDDGRIVVDAYQRTTAEGVFALGDICTPVPLKHVANREAQVVAHNLRHPDDLITADHDLVPAAVFTSPQIASIGATEQACRDRGLDPLVGEARYADIAYGWAMEDTTGFCKVLAERGTGRLLGAHLMGPQAATLIQPLVLAMTLGIDAPTLARSPYWIHPALTELVEKALLDLD; this comes from the coding sequence ATGCGTCAGCACGATCTTGTCGTCATCGGTGCGGGATCCGGCAACGCCGTCATCGACGATTCGTTCGCCGGACTCGACGTCGCGATCGTCGAGGAGAAGTGGTTCGGCGGAACCTGCCTGAACGCGGGCTGCATCCCGAGCAAGATGTTCGCCTACGCCGCGCACGTGGCCCGGACCGTCGGCGAAGCCGGTACGTACGACGTGGGCGCCGAGCTCCTCGGGGTGCGCTGGAAGGCGATGCGTGCCCGGGTGTTCGGCCGCCTGGACGCCGAGCGTGAGGAGGGCCGCCGGGGGCGCCGGGAGGCCCACTCCGTCACCGTGTACGAGGGAAGGGCACGTTTCACGGGCCCGCGGGAGCTGCGGGTCGAGCGCGCGGACGGCTTCGTCGACATCGGCGCCCGGCAGATCGTCATCGCCGCCGGAGGCCGCCCGGTGGTACCCGCACCTGTGCTCGGGTCCTCGCTGCCGTACGAGACGTCCGACACCGTCATGCGGATCGAAGCCCCGCCCCGGCGACTGGCCATCCTCGGCGGCGGCTACATCGCGGCCGAGCTCGCGGAGGTGTTCGCGGCGGCCGGCAGCTCCGTGGTCATCGTGGAGACGCAGGACCGCCTGCTCGGCCCGCAGGACGAGACGATCGCCGAACGGTTCACCGAACTGGTCCGTTCCCGCTACGACCTCAGGCTCGGCCGGGAAGTGACCGCGGTGGGCGGCCGTCCGGGCGCCCTGCGGCTGACCCTGGACGACGCCTCCACGGTTGAGGCGGACATGCTGCTGGTCGCCGCGGGCCGCGTGCCCAACAGCGATCGCCTGAACCTCGACGCCGCGGGCATCGCCACCCACGACGACGGCCGCATCGTCGTCGACGCGTACCAACGCACCACCGCGGAAGGGGTCTTCGCGCTCGGCGACATCTGCACACCGGTACCGCTCAAGCACGTGGCGAACCGCGAGGCGCAGGTCGTCGCCCACAACCTTCGTCACCCGGACGACCTGATCACGGCCGACCACGACCTGGTGCCCGCGGCCGTCTTCACCAGCCCCCAGATCGCCTCGATCGGCGCCACCGAGCAAGCCTGCCGCGACCGGGGCCTCGATCCGCTGGTGGGCGAGGCCCGGTACGCGGACATCGCCTACGGCTGGGCGATGGAGGACACCACCGGTTTCTGCAAGGTGCTCGCCGAACGCGGCACCGGCCGCCTGCTCGGCGCCCACCTCATGGGCCCGCAGGCCGCCACCCTCATCCAGCCCCTCGTCCTGGCGATGACCCTGGGCATCGACGCGCCCACTCTGGCCAGATCCCCGTACTGGATCCACCCGGCGCTCACCGAGCTCGTCGAGAAGGCCCTCCTCGACCTCGACTAG
- a CDS encoding anhydro-N-acetylmuramic acid kinase — protein MRVVGLMSGTSYDAVDAAAADLAMDGDTLVLTPLGMISTAYENGLRAELAGALPPAATDLATVCRLDTRIGQAFAAAAVRADRELCDGRADLIASHGQTVYHWAEAGRVHGTLQIGEPAWIAEATGRPVVSGFRTRDVAAGGQGAPLVSVFDVMWLRGRPGVPVALNLGGIANVTVVADGLGGGAPLAFDTGPANALIDAAVQERAEVGAPGGARFMDVDGVLAARGTVHPGLLRKLLDEPYYALPAPKTTGKELFHLPYLRAALDTCGPLSAEDVVATLTRLTARTVADAVRPFGATEVIASGGGTRNPVLMRWLREELGGGGAGVVLRTSDELGLPSGTKEAYAFAVLGWLTAHALPATLPSCTGARHPSVLGSLTPGAAGRTLPAPLATAPDRLVVRAPRPAQGAVT, from the coding sequence CTGCGCGTGGTGGGGCTGATGTCGGGCACCTCGTACGATGCCGTCGACGCGGCCGCCGCGGACCTCGCCATGGACGGGGACACGCTGGTGCTCACGCCGCTCGGCATGATCAGTACCGCGTACGAGAACGGGCTGCGGGCGGAGCTGGCCGGGGCGCTGCCACCCGCCGCGACGGATCTGGCCACGGTGTGCAGGCTCGACACGCGCATCGGACAGGCCTTCGCCGCGGCGGCCGTACGGGCCGACCGCGAACTGTGTGACGGACGAGCTGACTTGATCGCCTCGCACGGGCAGACCGTCTACCACTGGGCCGAGGCCGGCCGGGTGCACGGCACGCTCCAGATCGGGGAGCCGGCCTGGATCGCCGAAGCCACGGGCCGGCCCGTCGTCTCCGGCTTCCGCACGCGGGACGTGGCCGCCGGGGGACAGGGGGCGCCCCTGGTCAGCGTCTTCGACGTCATGTGGCTGCGCGGGCGGCCGGGCGTCCCCGTGGCGCTCAACCTGGGCGGCATCGCGAACGTGACGGTGGTCGCGGACGGGTTGGGCGGCGGCGCACCGCTGGCCTTCGACACCGGACCCGCCAACGCGCTGATCGACGCGGCGGTGCAGGAACGTGCAGAGGTGGGCGCCCCGGGCGGGGCACGGTTCATGGACGTGGACGGCGTGCTCGCCGCCCGCGGAACCGTACACCCGGGGCTGCTGCGCAAACTGCTGGACGAGCCGTACTACGCCCTGCCCGCACCGAAGACGACGGGCAAGGAACTGTTCCACCTGCCCTATCTGCGCGCGGCGCTGGACACCTGCGGGCCGCTGTCCGCCGAGGACGTCGTCGCCACCCTGACCCGGCTCACGGCACGGACCGTCGCCGACGCCGTCCGGCCCTTCGGGGCGACGGAGGTGATCGCGTCGGGCGGCGGGACCCGCAACCCGGTGCTGATGCGGTGGCTGCGGGAGGAACTGGGCGGGGGCGGCGCGGGGGTGGTGCTGCGGACGTCGGACGAGCTCGGACTGCCGTCCGGCACGAAGGAGGCATACGCCTTCGCCGTCCTGGGCTGGCTCACCGCGCACGCCCTGCCCGCGACCCTCCCCTCCTGCACCGGCGCCCGGCACCCGAGCGTCCTCGGCTCGCTCACACCCGGCGCGGCGGGCCGGACCCTGCCCGCACCACTGGCGACGGCCCCCGACCGCCTGGTCGTCCGCGCCCCGCGCCCCGCGCAGGGCGCGGTGACGTAA